One Lucilia cuprina isolate Lc7/37 chromosome 4, ASM2204524v1, whole genome shotgun sequence DNA segment encodes these proteins:
- the LOC111690503 gene encoding gamma-aminobutyric acid type B receptor subunit 2 isoform X1, whose amino-acid sequence MRNITMIFCILLLAFVNDTYARTAKRSDVYIAGFFPYGDGVENSDTGRGVMPSVKLALSHVNEHPRILTNYRLHMWWNDTECNAAVGVKSFFDMMHSGPNKLMLFGAACTHVTDPIAKASKHWHLTQLSYADTHPMFTKDAFPNFFRVVPSENAFNAPRLALLKEFNWTRVGTLYQNEPRYSLPHNHMVADLDAMELDVVETQSFVNDVSESLKKLREKDVRIILGNFNEHFARKVFCDAYKLEMYGRAYQWLIMATYSGEWWNATIDTECTVEEISTALEGTIMVDLLPLSTSGDITIAGITADEYLSEYDSLRGNEYSRFHGYTYDGIWAAALAIQYVAQKREDFLTHFDYRVKEWESVFLEALRNTSFEGVTGPVRFYNNERKANILISQFQLGLAEKIGEYHSQLSHLDLTMGKPVRWVGKTPPKDRTLIYIEHSQVNLTIYIVSASASVIGVIIACVFLAFNIKYRNQRYIKMSSPHLNNLIIVGCILTYLSVIFLGLDTTLSSVAAFPYICTARAWILMAGFSLAFGAMFSKTWRVHSIFTDLKLNKKVIKDYQLFMVVGVLLAIDIAIITTWQIADPFYRDTKQLEPRFHEHIDDVLVIPENEYCQSEHMTIFVSIIYAYKGLLLVFGAFLAWETRHVSIPALNDSKHIGFSVYNVFITCIAGAAISLVLSDRKDLVFVLLSFFIIFCTTATLCLVFVPKVRLVLVEMKRNPQGVVDKRVRATLRPMSKNRRDSSVCELEQRLRDVKNTNCRFRKALMEKENELQALIKKLGPEARKWIDGVTCGSGGGSIGGDTEPILGGSNGGGMNDTTRLSAPPVRREMPSTTEITELTSVDSVTSTHVEMDNTVISVQSTSVAPSLPPKKNVKRQESIAVQSTAIKPQQVMQQPIQQQLQQQLQQQAQFQQQQQQAKICNDTRRHVDKRNSVSAQTDVSIGSMSSLKRQECNNIHRDESNLRERRQSTTSSRHYENGTQTPTTRTKYANNNHRNSSTNISTSQSELNNVCPHGGHGKNNNVVKTPVASDNRRVSMGSALKSNFVVSQSDLWDTHTLSHAKQHSRQSPRNYASPQRCSEHSHIIPSTYDQMTSPIQRSVSEKNRNKHRHKPQKGTVCQSETDSEREREPTPPSTQCIQQRKVNRTNIQHAAHHHSSPNVAPDKQRTSKHRGLKTDSSSMYGASSETELLDGETAILPIFRKLLTEKSPNYRGRNVVGQSCPNISIKCDIVEYL is encoded by the exons ATGCGTAACATAACAATGATATTTTGTATACTGTTGTTGGCATTTGTAAATGACACATATGCCAGAACGGCCAAACGTTCCGATGTCTATATAGCTGGATTTTTTCCCTATGGCGATGGTGTTGAAAATTCAGATACCGGACGTGGTGTTATGCCAAGTGTAAAATTAGCATTGTCACATGTCAATGAACATCCCAGAATATTGACAAACTACAGATTGCACATGTGGTGGAATGACACGGAA TGTAATGCAGCAGTTGGCGTTAAATCCTTTTTCGATATGATGCATTCTGGCCCAAATAAGCTGATGTTATTTGGTGCTGCATGCACACATGTCACCGATCCAATAGCCAAGGCCAGTAAGCATTGGCATTTGACACAGTTATCGTATGCCGATACCCATCCCATGTTTACTAAAGATGCTTTTCCCAATTTCTTTCGTGTGGTACCGTCAGAAAATGCATTCAATGCTCCACGCTTAGCTTTGCTAAAAGAATTCAACTGGACTCGTGTTGGAACTTTATATCAAAATGAACCACGTTATTCATTGCCTCATAATCACATGGTAGCCGATTTAGATGCAATGGAATTGGATGTGGTCGAAACACAAAGTTTTGTAAATGATGTGAGTGAATCACTAAAGAAGTTAAGGGAAAAGGATGTTCGTATCATATTGGGTAATTTTAATGAGCACTTTGCACGTAAAGTCTTTTGCGATGCCTATAA aTTGGAAATGTATGGTCGTGCCTATCAGTGGTTAATAATGGCAACATATTCTGGTGAATGGTGGAATGCTACCATAGATACTGAATGTACTGTAGAAGAAATATCTACAGCTTTGGAAGGTACAATCATGGTCGACTTATTGCCCTTATCAACAAGTGGCGATATAACAATTGCGGGAATC ACTGCCGATGAGTATTTATCGGAATATGATAGTTTGCGTGGAAATGAATATTCACGTTTTCACGGCTACACATACGATGGCATCTGGGCTGCGGCATTAGCCATTCAATATGTGGCTCAGAAGCGTGAagattttttaacacatttcgATTATCGTGTAAAAGAATGGGAAAGTGTTTTTCTCGAAGCTTTAAGAAATACCTCATTTGAAGGAGTTAcg GGACCTGTACGTTTTTATAATAACGAACGTAAAGCCAATATATTAATTAGCCAATTTCAATTGGGTTTAGCTGAAAAGATTGGAGAATATCATTCGCAATTAAGTCATTTGGATTTGACTATGGGTAAACCAGTGAGATGg gttGGTAAAACACCACCCAAAGATCGTACACTAATATACATCGAGCATAGCCAAGTAAATTTAACCATATATATAGTATCGGCTAGTGCCTCTGTAATCGGTGTTATTATAGCCTGTGTATTTTTggcatttaatataaaatatcgcAATCAAAG ATATATTAAAATGTCCAGTCCACAtctgaataatttaataattgtagGTTGTATTTTAACCTATTTGAGTGTAATATTCTTGGGACTGGACACAACATTGAGCAGTGTGGCAGCCTTTCCTTATATATGCACAGCCAGAGCATGGATTTTAATGGCTGGTTTTAGTTTGGCATTTGGTGCAATGTTTTCGAAAACATGGCGTGTCCATTCAATCTTTAcagatttgaaattaaataaaaaagttataaaagatTATCAATTGTTTATGGTGGTTGGAGTATTGTTGGCAATAGATATAGCTATCATTACAACATGGCAGATTGCTGATCCATTTTATCGAGACACCAAACAATTAGAACCCAGA tttcatgaACATATAGATGATGTCTTAGTTATACCAGAAAATGAATATTGTCAATCGGAACATATGACAATATTCGTTAGTATTATTTACGCCTATAAAGGCCTACTTCTG gtATTTGGGGCATTTTTAGCTTGGGAAACTCGTCATGTTTCAATTCCGGCTTTAAATGATTCAAAACATATTGGTTTCTCTGTTTACAATGTATTCATTACATGCATTGCGGGTGCTGCTATTTCTCTTGTTTTATCCGATCGCAAGGACTTGGTTTTTGTCTTACtctcattttttataattttttgtacaaCAGCAACTTTGTGTTTGGTGTTCGTACCGAAAGTAAGACTGGTA CTCGTAGAAATGAAACGTAATCCACAAGGCGTGGTCGATAAACGAGTAAGAGCCACACTACGACCAATGTCGAAAAATCGTCGCGATTCTTCGGTTTGTGAATTAGAGCAACGTTTACGTgatgttaaaaatacaaattgtcgTTTCCGTAAAGCCTTAATGGAAAAAGAAAACGAGTTACAGGCTCTTATTAAGAAATTAGGACCTGAAGCTAGAAAATGGATAGATGGTGTTACTTGCGGTTCAGGTGGTGGTAGCATTGGAGGTGATACAGAACCAATATTGGGTGGTAGTAATGGTGGTGGCATGAATGATACAACCAGGCTATCAGCACCGCCTGTTCGCAGGGAAATGCCCAGTACTACTG aaataaCTGAACTAACATCGGTAGATAGTGTTACGTCTACACACGTTGAAATGGATAATACAGTGATATCAGTACAATCGACTTCAGTTGCCCCATCATTGCCACC taaaaagaatGTTAAACGCCAAGAAAGTATTGCCGTGCAATCAACTGCAATAAAACCCCAACAAGTTATGCAACAACctatacaacaacaattacaacagcAACTACAGCAGCAAGCACAAtttcaacagcagcaacaacaagcaAAAATCTGTAACGATACCAGGCGTCACGTTGATAAACGTAATTCGGTCTCTGCTCAAACTGATGTCAGTATTGGTTCAATGTCTAGCTTAAAAAGGCAAGAGTGCAATAATATTCATCGTGATGAATCAAATCTAAGAGAGCGAAGACAATCGACTACATCTTCAAgg caCTATGAAAATGGCACTCAAACTCcgacaacaagaacaaaatatGCGAATAATAATCACAGGAATTCATCGACTAATATATCAACGTCACAGAGTGAACTGAATAATGTTTGTCCACATGGAGGACACGGTAAAAACAATAATGTTGTCAAAA CTCCAGTAGCATCCGACAACCGTCGCGTTAGTATGGGTTCagcattaaaatcaaattttgttgtatCCCAAAGTGATCTCTGGGATACGCATACTCTGTCGCATGCCAAACAACATTCACGTCAGTCACCACGCAACTATGCTAGTCCTCAACGGTGTTCTGAACACAGTCATATTATACCATCAACATATGATCAAATGACCTCACCCATACAACGTTCCGTATCGGAAAAGAATCGCAATAAACATCGACATAAACCACAAAAGGGTACAGTGTGTCAGAGTGAAACGGATAGTGAACGTGAGCGAGAACCAACACCGCCAAGTACACAATGTATACAACAACGTAAAGTAAATCGCACAAATATCCAACATGCAGCCCATCATCATTCGTCACCAAATGTGGCACCTGACAAGCAACGTACTAGTAAACATCGTGGTTTGAAAACCGATTCATCGTCCATGTATGGTGCAAGTTCTGAGACGGAATTACTAGATGGCGAAACGGCTATATTACCTATTTTCCGTAAATTATTAACCGAAAAGAGTCCAAATTATCGCGGTCGCAATGTTGTCGGACAGAGTTGTCCAAATATATCAATTAAATGCGATATAGTTgaatatttgtaa
- the LOC111690503 gene encoding gamma-aminobutyric acid type B receptor subunit 2 isoform X2, producing the protein MRNITMIFCILLLAFVNDTYARTAKRSDVYIAGFFPYGDGVENSDTGRGVMPSVKLALSHVNEHPRILTNYRLHMWWNDTECNAAVGVKSFFDMMHSGPNKLMLFGAACTHVTDPIAKASKHWHLTQLSYADTHPMFTKDAFPNFFRVVPSENAFNAPRLALLKEFNWTRVGTLYQNEPRYSLPHNHMVADLDAMELDVVETQSFVNDVSESLKKLREKDVRIILGNFNEHFARKVFCDAYKLEMYGRAYQWLIMATYSGEWWNATIDTECTVEEISTALEGTIMVDLLPLSTSGDITIAGITADEYLSEYDSLRGNEYSRFHGYTYDGIWAAALAIQYVAQKREDFLTHFDYRVKEWESVFLEALRNTSFEGVTGPVRFYNNERKANILISQFQLGLAEKIGEYHSQLSHLDLTMGKPVRWVGKTPPKDRTLIYIEHSQVNLTIYIVSASASVIGVIIACVFLAFNIKYRNQRYIKMSSPHLNNLIIVGCILTYLSVIFLGLDTTLSSVAAFPYICTARAWILMAGFSLAFGAMFSKTWRVHSIFTDLKLNKKVIKDYQLFMVVGVLLAIDIAIITTWQIADPFYRDTKQLEPRFHEHIDDVLVIPENEYCQSEHMTIFVSIIYAYKGLLLVFGAFLAWETRHVSIPALNDSKHIGFSVYNVFITCIAGAAISLVLSDRKDLVFVLLSFFIIFCTTATLCLVFVPKLVEMKRNPQGVVDKRVRATLRPMSKNRRDSSVCELEQRLRDVKNTNCRFRKALMEKENELQALIKKLGPEARKWIDGVTCGSGGGSIGGDTEPILGGSNGGGMNDTTRLSAPPVRREMPSTTEITELTSVDSVTSTHVEMDNTVISVQSTSVAPSLPPKKNVKRQESIAVQSTAIKPQQVMQQPIQQQLQQQLQQQAQFQQQQQQAKICNDTRRHVDKRNSVSAQTDVSIGSMSSLKRQECNNIHRDESNLRERRQSTTSSRHYENGTQTPTTRTKYANNNHRNSSTNISTSQSELNNVCPHGGHGKNNNVVKTPVASDNRRVSMGSALKSNFVVSQSDLWDTHTLSHAKQHSRQSPRNYASPQRCSEHSHIIPSTYDQMTSPIQRSVSEKNRNKHRHKPQKGTVCQSETDSEREREPTPPSTQCIQQRKVNRTNIQHAAHHHSSPNVAPDKQRTSKHRGLKTDSSSMYGASSETELLDGETAILPIFRKLLTEKSPNYRGRNVVGQSCPNISIKCDIVEYL; encoded by the exons ATGCGTAACATAACAATGATATTTTGTATACTGTTGTTGGCATTTGTAAATGACACATATGCCAGAACGGCCAAACGTTCCGATGTCTATATAGCTGGATTTTTTCCCTATGGCGATGGTGTTGAAAATTCAGATACCGGACGTGGTGTTATGCCAAGTGTAAAATTAGCATTGTCACATGTCAATGAACATCCCAGAATATTGACAAACTACAGATTGCACATGTGGTGGAATGACACGGAA TGTAATGCAGCAGTTGGCGTTAAATCCTTTTTCGATATGATGCATTCTGGCCCAAATAAGCTGATGTTATTTGGTGCTGCATGCACACATGTCACCGATCCAATAGCCAAGGCCAGTAAGCATTGGCATTTGACACAGTTATCGTATGCCGATACCCATCCCATGTTTACTAAAGATGCTTTTCCCAATTTCTTTCGTGTGGTACCGTCAGAAAATGCATTCAATGCTCCACGCTTAGCTTTGCTAAAAGAATTCAACTGGACTCGTGTTGGAACTTTATATCAAAATGAACCACGTTATTCATTGCCTCATAATCACATGGTAGCCGATTTAGATGCAATGGAATTGGATGTGGTCGAAACACAAAGTTTTGTAAATGATGTGAGTGAATCACTAAAGAAGTTAAGGGAAAAGGATGTTCGTATCATATTGGGTAATTTTAATGAGCACTTTGCACGTAAAGTCTTTTGCGATGCCTATAA aTTGGAAATGTATGGTCGTGCCTATCAGTGGTTAATAATGGCAACATATTCTGGTGAATGGTGGAATGCTACCATAGATACTGAATGTACTGTAGAAGAAATATCTACAGCTTTGGAAGGTACAATCATGGTCGACTTATTGCCCTTATCAACAAGTGGCGATATAACAATTGCGGGAATC ACTGCCGATGAGTATTTATCGGAATATGATAGTTTGCGTGGAAATGAATATTCACGTTTTCACGGCTACACATACGATGGCATCTGGGCTGCGGCATTAGCCATTCAATATGTGGCTCAGAAGCGTGAagattttttaacacatttcgATTATCGTGTAAAAGAATGGGAAAGTGTTTTTCTCGAAGCTTTAAGAAATACCTCATTTGAAGGAGTTAcg GGACCTGTACGTTTTTATAATAACGAACGTAAAGCCAATATATTAATTAGCCAATTTCAATTGGGTTTAGCTGAAAAGATTGGAGAATATCATTCGCAATTAAGTCATTTGGATTTGACTATGGGTAAACCAGTGAGATGg gttGGTAAAACACCACCCAAAGATCGTACACTAATATACATCGAGCATAGCCAAGTAAATTTAACCATATATATAGTATCGGCTAGTGCCTCTGTAATCGGTGTTATTATAGCCTGTGTATTTTTggcatttaatataaaatatcgcAATCAAAG ATATATTAAAATGTCCAGTCCACAtctgaataatttaataattgtagGTTGTATTTTAACCTATTTGAGTGTAATATTCTTGGGACTGGACACAACATTGAGCAGTGTGGCAGCCTTTCCTTATATATGCACAGCCAGAGCATGGATTTTAATGGCTGGTTTTAGTTTGGCATTTGGTGCAATGTTTTCGAAAACATGGCGTGTCCATTCAATCTTTAcagatttgaaattaaataaaaaagttataaaagatTATCAATTGTTTATGGTGGTTGGAGTATTGTTGGCAATAGATATAGCTATCATTACAACATGGCAGATTGCTGATCCATTTTATCGAGACACCAAACAATTAGAACCCAGA tttcatgaACATATAGATGATGTCTTAGTTATACCAGAAAATGAATATTGTCAATCGGAACATATGACAATATTCGTTAGTATTATTTACGCCTATAAAGGCCTACTTCTG gtATTTGGGGCATTTTTAGCTTGGGAAACTCGTCATGTTTCAATTCCGGCTTTAAATGATTCAAAACATATTGGTTTCTCTGTTTACAATGTATTCATTACATGCATTGCGGGTGCTGCTATTTCTCTTGTTTTATCCGATCGCAAGGACTTGGTTTTTGTCTTACtctcattttttataattttttgtacaaCAGCAACTTTGTGTTTGGTGTTCGTACCGAAA CTCGTAGAAATGAAACGTAATCCACAAGGCGTGGTCGATAAACGAGTAAGAGCCACACTACGACCAATGTCGAAAAATCGTCGCGATTCTTCGGTTTGTGAATTAGAGCAACGTTTACGTgatgttaaaaatacaaattgtcgTTTCCGTAAAGCCTTAATGGAAAAAGAAAACGAGTTACAGGCTCTTATTAAGAAATTAGGACCTGAAGCTAGAAAATGGATAGATGGTGTTACTTGCGGTTCAGGTGGTGGTAGCATTGGAGGTGATACAGAACCAATATTGGGTGGTAGTAATGGTGGTGGCATGAATGATACAACCAGGCTATCAGCACCGCCTGTTCGCAGGGAAATGCCCAGTACTACTG aaataaCTGAACTAACATCGGTAGATAGTGTTACGTCTACACACGTTGAAATGGATAATACAGTGATATCAGTACAATCGACTTCAGTTGCCCCATCATTGCCACC taaaaagaatGTTAAACGCCAAGAAAGTATTGCCGTGCAATCAACTGCAATAAAACCCCAACAAGTTATGCAACAACctatacaacaacaattacaacagcAACTACAGCAGCAAGCACAAtttcaacagcagcaacaacaagcaAAAATCTGTAACGATACCAGGCGTCACGTTGATAAACGTAATTCGGTCTCTGCTCAAACTGATGTCAGTATTGGTTCAATGTCTAGCTTAAAAAGGCAAGAGTGCAATAATATTCATCGTGATGAATCAAATCTAAGAGAGCGAAGACAATCGACTACATCTTCAAgg caCTATGAAAATGGCACTCAAACTCcgacaacaagaacaaaatatGCGAATAATAATCACAGGAATTCATCGACTAATATATCAACGTCACAGAGTGAACTGAATAATGTTTGTCCACATGGAGGACACGGTAAAAACAATAATGTTGTCAAAA CTCCAGTAGCATCCGACAACCGTCGCGTTAGTATGGGTTCagcattaaaatcaaattttgttgtatCCCAAAGTGATCTCTGGGATACGCATACTCTGTCGCATGCCAAACAACATTCACGTCAGTCACCACGCAACTATGCTAGTCCTCAACGGTGTTCTGAACACAGTCATATTATACCATCAACATATGATCAAATGACCTCACCCATACAACGTTCCGTATCGGAAAAGAATCGCAATAAACATCGACATAAACCACAAAAGGGTACAGTGTGTCAGAGTGAAACGGATAGTGAACGTGAGCGAGAACCAACACCGCCAAGTACACAATGTATACAACAACGTAAAGTAAATCGCACAAATATCCAACATGCAGCCCATCATCATTCGTCACCAAATGTGGCACCTGACAAGCAACGTACTAGTAAACATCGTGGTTTGAAAACCGATTCATCGTCCATGTATGGTGCAAGTTCTGAGACGGAATTACTAGATGGCGAAACGGCTATATTACCTATTTTCCGTAAATTATTAACCGAAAAGAGTCCAAATTATCGCGGTCGCAATGTTGTCGGACAGAGTTGTCCAAATATATCAATTAAATGCGATATAGTTgaatatttgtaa